One Lactobacillus crispatus DNA segment encodes these proteins:
- a CDS encoding pyruvate, water dikinase regulatory protein encodes MVETKDQNELNIIIISDAAGDTAFSNATAAAAEFPNCNINYRRYPFITNQKKLDEVLTEIEKYPNLVIIYSLVKDEMQMPVIKFAREHNVECVDIFSPVVEAIQQTTHMTPDQKIGAQHSLNQKYFDRISAMEFAVMYDDGKDPKGFLEADVVLLGVSRTSKTPLSLFLANKNLKVANLPLVPETHIPKEIYEIDPKKIIGLTNDPSVLNEIRRQRMIAYGLNPDTTYSNMDSINKELESTQALYKKLGCYVINVAHRSIEETAALILEHLGIDDYAK; translated from the coding sequence ATGGTAGAAACAAAAGACCAAAATGAATTAAACATTATTATTATTTCTGATGCGGCTGGTGACACTGCTTTTAGTAACGCCACAGCTGCAGCTGCAGAATTTCCTAACTGCAATATCAACTATCGTCGTTACCCCTTTATCACTAACCAAAAGAAGTTGGACGAAGTTTTAACAGAAATTGAAAAATATCCAAACTTGGTAATTATCTATAGTTTGGTTAAAGATGAAATGCAAATGCCAGTTATCAAATTTGCCCGTGAGCATAATGTTGAATGTGTTGACATCTTTTCACCTGTAGTTGAAGCAATTCAACAAACTACTCATATGACACCAGATCAAAAAATTGGTGCACAGCATAGCTTAAATCAAAAGTACTTTGATAGAATTTCTGCAATGGAATTCGCTGTAATGTATGATGATGGTAAAGATCCGAAAGGTTTCTTGGAAGCTGACGTTGTTTTACTTGGGGTATCAAGAACTTCTAAGACTCCACTATCTTTGTTCTTGGCCAATAAGAACTTAAAGGTAGCTAATTTACCACTTGTTCCTGAAACTCACATTCCAAAAGAAATCTATGAAATTGATCCTAAGAAAATTATTGGCTTGACTAACGATCCATCTGTATTGAACGAAATCAGACGTCAAAGAATGATCGCTTATGGTTTGAATCCTGATACTACTTATTCTAATATGGATTCAATCAACAAGGAGCTTGAATCAACACAAGCACTTTATAAAAAATTAGGTTGCTATGTAATTAATGTTGCTCACCGCTCCATTGAAGAAACTGCCGCACTTATTTTGGAGCACTTGGGCATTGATGATTACGCTAAGTAA
- a CDS encoding IS30 family transposase translates to MTNSNSSISKHYHQLTSVQRGQIQAMLDSGITSRTVIAQEVGCHKSTISREIKRGSVLQRDSSYLLYEHYYADTAQLYYEKRRKNCYQRNPLKHYAVFLRMLSRRFKAKFDATSIDEFVGEFKRTMPGYPCPSTPTVYRYIDQGLLDISNIDLPMKLKRRRNKRHHGQSGHALHKKNLGNSIEQRPKEIEDRKTPLHWEGDLVKGVRRKNQPALMTLTERTTRFEVVIKIPDYRASTCQRLLQNEIDRHPAWFKSITFDNGSEFADMTKIKGCQIYFAHPYSPWERGTNENCNGLLRQFFPKGKSMKDKSAAYVQQATDAINRKHRRILQYHTAEELFKQYISS, encoded by the coding sequence ATGACCAATTCAAATTCTAGCATTTCTAAGCACTATCATCAATTAACCAGCGTACAACGTGGACAAATTCAAGCAATGCTGGATTCCGGCATAACTTCCCGTACTGTTATCGCTCAAGAAGTCGGCTGCCATAAGTCGACAATCAGTCGCGAAATCAAACGCGGAAGCGTCCTGCAAAGAGACAGCAGCTATTTATTGTATGAGCACTATTACGCTGATACTGCACAGCTTTATTATGAGAAGCGTCGCAAAAACTGCTATCAGCGCAATCCATTGAAGCATTATGCTGTCTTTTTGAGAATGCTCTCCAGACGCTTCAAAGCTAAATTTGATGCCACCAGCATCGATGAATTCGTTGGTGAATTCAAAAGGACTATGCCAGGCTACCCTTGTCCCAGCACACCAACTGTCTATCGCTATATTGATCAGGGCTTGCTGGACATAAGCAATATTGATCTGCCTATGAAGCTCAAAAGACGCAGGAACAAGCGTCATCACGGCCAGAGCGGTCATGCTTTGCACAAGAAGAATCTTGGCAATTCCATTGAACAGCGTCCTAAAGAGATTGAAGACAGAAAAACGCCGCTGCACTGGGAAGGAGATCTGGTTAAAGGCGTCAGACGCAAGAATCAGCCTGCTTTAATGACTTTGACCGAAAGAACCACACGCTTTGAAGTAGTTATCAAGATTCCTGACTATCGGGCAAGCACATGCCAAAGGCTGCTTCAAAATGAGATTGACAGACATCCTGCCTGGTTTAAATCGATCACGTTTGACAATGGCTCTGAGTTTGCGGATATGACCAAGATCAAAGGCTGCCAGATCTACTTCGCCCACCCATATTCTCCATGGGAAAGAGGCACCAATGAGAACTGCAATGGACTTCTGCGTCAATTCTTCCCTAAAGGCAAAAGCATGAAAGATAAGTCAGCTGCTTATGTTCAACAGGCAACTGATGCCATTAACCGCAAACATCGTCGAATCCTTCAATATCACACAGCAGAAGAACTCTTCAAGCAATATATTTCCTCATAG
- the rpsU gene encoding 30S ribosomal protein S21 has translation MAKTIVHENESIDDALRRFKRSVSRSGTLQEYRKREFYEKPSVRRKLKSEAARKRRHY, from the coding sequence ATGGCTAAGACAATCGTTCACGAAAACGAGTCTATTGATGATGCTCTTCGTCGTTTCAAGCGTTCCGTTTCAAGAAGTGGTACCTTACAAGAATACCGCAAGCGCGAATTCTACGAAAAACCTAGTGTTCGTAGAAAGTTGAAGTCTGAAGCTGCACGTAAGCGTAGACATTATTAA